A genomic window from Ignavibacteria bacterium includes:
- a CDS encoding ATP-binding cassette domain-containing protein — MNNSNILEVKDLKVKFPVHGGVFLGKVAEVKAVDGVSFTMKQGETLGIVGESGCGKSTLGKAIINILKFSSPDVDITGEVLLNTGSEMIDLTKLSRNDIRKYRGLVQMIFQDPYSSLNARLTVGQIIEEPMLYHTNMPKKQRLERISMLLEKVGLQPEQSKRYPHEFSGGQRQRIGIARALATNPKLIIADEPVSALDVSIQAQVINLMQELQKEFDLSIMFIAHDLSVVEHISSRIAVMYLGNIVEVGSGREVYHHPKHPYSKALLSAVPLPNPKFRHKERVILKGDVPTPLRKPSGCGFRTRCPIAQPVCADAVPPLEEKAPGHTAACPFVS, encoded by the coding sequence ATGAATAACAGCAATATTTTAGAAGTAAAAGATCTGAAGGTTAAATTCCCGGTTCACGGGGGAGTTTTTCTTGGTAAAGTGGCAGAAGTTAAAGCTGTTGATGGCGTCAGCTTTACAATGAAACAGGGTGAAACCCTGGGTATAGTGGGTGAATCCGGATGCGGTAAATCAACTTTGGGTAAAGCTATAATCAATATTCTTAAATTCTCTTCGCCTGATGTTGATATTACCGGGGAAGTGCTTCTTAACACCGGCAGCGAGATGATAGATCTTACAAAGCTTTCAAGGAATGATATAAGGAAATACAGGGGACTTGTGCAGATGATATTCCAGGACCCGTATTCATCACTTAATGCCAGGCTGACTGTCGGACAGATCATCGAAGAGCCGATGCTTTACCATACAAATATGCCGAAGAAACAAAGGCTTGAACGTATATCAATGCTGCTTGAAAAAGTCGGTTTGCAGCCTGAACAATCCAAGCGTTACCCGCATGAGTTTTCAGGCGGCCAGAGGCAGAGAATTGGTATTGCAAGAGCTCTTGCAACCAACCCGAAGCTGATAATTGCCGATGAGCCGGTTTCCGCGCTTGATGTATCTATACAGGCGCAGGTAATAAACTTAATGCAGGAGCTGCAGAAGGAATTTGACCTGAGCATTATGTTTATTGCTCATGACCTTTCTGTGGTTGAGCATATCAGCTCAAGAATTGCCGTGATGTATCTTGGAAATATTGTTGAAGTTGGTTCCGGCAGGGAAGTATATCACCATCCAAAACATCCGTACAGCAAAGCTCTGCTTTCAGCAGTGCCGCTGCCGAATCCTAAGTTCAGGCATAAAGAACGTGTAATATTAAAAGGCGATGTACCCACACCTTTAAGGAAACCCAGCGGCTGCGGCTTCAGAACACGCTGTCCAATTGCGCAGCCAGTCTGCGCAGATGCGGTTCCGCCGCTTGAAGAAAAAGCACCCGGTCATACAGCGGCTTGTCCATTTGTATCATAA
- a CDS encoding class I SAM-dependent methyltransferase: MNSNSKTRFTDRVENYIKYRPSYPAEVIEYLKSEGILRPDSVIADIGSGTGISAELFLKNGNTVYGVEPNDAMREAAEKLLSGYRNFRSINASAEDTKLPDNSIDVIICAQAFHWFDIPKVKIEFKRILKPTGSVCLMWNERILDGNPFLIAYENLLLKYGTDYKNVRHENIDDNKLYEFFEGGYTKKTFPNKQVFDLAGVTRRLLSSSYTPQYDSPLYEPMLAELNEIFEQYQVDGKIEFLYDTNVYPSKSTQTKKSG, encoded by the coding sequence TTGAACTCCAACTCCAAAACCCGTTTTACTGACCGTGTAGAAAATTACATTAAATACCGCCCTTCATATCCGGCAGAGGTAATTGAATACCTGAAATCTGAAGGTATTCTTAGACCTGATTCAGTCATTGCGGATATCGGCTCAGGTACGGGAATATCTGCGGAGCTGTTCCTGAAAAATGGTAACACTGTATATGGAGTTGAACCCAACGACGCAATGCGCGAAGCGGCGGAGAAATTACTTTCGGGCTACAGGAATTTTAGAAGCATTAATGCATCTGCTGAGGATACAAAGTTACCGGATAACTCAATTGATGTGATCATATGCGCACAAGCTTTTCATTGGTTTGATATACCGAAGGTGAAAATTGAATTTAAACGGATACTAAAACCCACTGGCAGTGTATGTTTAATGTGGAATGAAAGAATACTTGACGGAAATCCGTTTTTGATCGCTTACGAAAATCTATTGCTTAAATACGGCACTGATTATAAAAATGTGAGACATGAAAATATCGATGATAATAAGCTATATGAATTCTTTGAAGGCGGATACACAAAGAAGACTTTCCCCAACAAGCAGGTATTCGATCTCGCCGGTGTAACCCGCAGGTTGTTATCATCATCTTACACTCCGCAATACGATAGTCCCTTATATGAACCAATGCTGGCTGAGTTAAATGAAATATTTGAGCAGTATCAGGTAGATGGTAAGATTGAATTTTTGTATGATACGAATGTATACCCATCAAAATCCACACAAACAAAAAAATCCGGTTGA
- a CDS encoding glutamate--tRNA ligase — protein MNKEVRVRFAPSPTGYLHLGSLRTALFNYLFARHHNGKFLLRIEDTDQSRKVEGAVENLINILNEMGLNYDEGPGVGGEFGPYFQSQRLDIYKKYCDELLASGHAYYAFETAEELDEMRKVQQMQGKQTMYDRRARVLTENEVNEKLASGIPYVIRLKVPLDSEIRFTDIIRGNVKIDTNLVDDQVLLKSDGFPTYHLANVIDDHLMQITHIIRGEEWLTSVPKHIILYNAFGWEVPQMAHVPLILNPDKTKLSKRQGDVATEDYLKKGYLKEALLNFMALLGWNPGDGEEKEIFTKEELIEKFSIERVNSAGAVFNVEKLNWMNGEYIKNYNIDELTGLLIPYLNAGGIDTSDIIKTKRVIFAIRNYINKLDEAAEQAKVYYSDVKLNDEQTAIISADTSKQVFKALAAKIDSMLEITTDNFKPVLSEVQKETGVKGKNLFMPVRLALTGEEHGPELGMIAYVLGKEEVLKRLNLN, from the coding sequence ATGAATAAAGAAGTACGGGTACGTTTTGCGCCATCACCAACCGGTTATCTGCATTTGGGAAGCCTGCGAACGGCGCTTTTCAACTATCTCTTTGCAAGGCACCATAACGGTAAGTTTTTATTGCGGATTGAAGATACTGATCAATCGCGCAAAGTTGAAGGCGCAGTTGAAAATTTGATAAATATACTCAATGAAATGGGCCTGAATTACGATGAGGGTCCGGGTGTTGGGGGTGAGTTTGGTCCGTACTTTCAATCACAGCGCTTAGATATTTACAAAAAATACTGCGATGAGCTGCTTGCAAGCGGTCACGCTTATTATGCATTTGAAACCGCCGAAGAGCTTGATGAAATGCGTAAAGTGCAGCAGATGCAGGGCAAACAGACAATGTATGACCGCAGGGCAAGGGTACTTACTGAAAATGAAGTTAATGAAAAATTAGCTTCGGGGATTCCTTATGTTATAAGATTAAAAGTACCGTTGGATTCAGAGATCAGATTTACTGATATCATTCGCGGGAATGTTAAAATTGATACTAATCTTGTGGATGACCAGGTATTGCTTAAGAGCGATGGCTTTCCGACATATCACCTGGCGAATGTGATCGATGACCATCTGATGCAGATAACACATATCATCAGGGGAGAGGAATGGTTAACATCTGTGCCTAAGCATATAATTTTATACAATGCATTTGGATGGGAAGTGCCGCAAATGGCACACGTGCCGCTGATACTGAATCCCGATAAAACCAAGCTTTCCAAGCGCCAGGGCGATGTTGCAACCGAAGATTATCTGAAGAAAGGCTATCTAAAGGAAGCACTTCTGAATTTTATGGCACTGCTGGGGTGGAATCCGGGTGATGGCGAAGAAAAAGAGATATTCACTAAAGAGGAGCTAATCGAAAAATTCAGCATAGAGCGTGTTAATTCCGCTGGAGCAGTATTTAACGTTGAAAAGCTTAATTGGATGAACGGTGAGTATATAAAGAATTATAATATTGATGAATTGACCGGGCTTTTGATTCCTTATCTCAATGCAGGCGGAATAGATACAAGCGATATTATAAAAACTAAAAGAGTTATATTTGCCATCAGGAATTACATAAACAAGCTTGATGAAGCCGCTGAACAGGCAAAAGTTTATTACAGTGATGTAAAGCTGAACGATGAGCAAACAGCAATTATAAGCGCTGATACATCAAAACAGGTTTTTAAAGCATTGGCAGCAAAAATAGATTCTATGCTTGAGATCACAACTGATAACTTTAAGCCTGTACTTTCTGAAGTGCAGAAGGAAACCGGTGTAAAGGGCAAAAATCTTTTTATGCCTGTAAGGCTTGCCCTGACGGGCGAAGAACACGGTCCGGAGCTTGGAATGATAGCATATGTACTGGGTAAAGAAGAAGTGCTGAAACGATTGAATTTAAATTAA
- a CDS encoding DUF4405 domain-containing protein yields the protein MYFLLVFLILLTAIIIHVISEFRKKAELTGESNLSITAKNILPASRTCKICSLITFIGLIATGQLLFLEGSGSGWSLLQMNEAQWKNIHLILFSVFIIAFGLHLYTHSKWLKMVISKKLHSVRK from the coding sequence ATGTACTTTCTGCTGGTATTTTTAATTCTGCTTACTGCAATTATAATACATGTAATATCCGAGTTCAGAAAAAAAGCTGAATTAACTGGTGAATCCAATCTTTCAATTACAGCAAAAAATATTTTACCTGCATCAAGAACATGCAAGATATGTTCGTTAATTACATTCATAGGGCTGATAGCAACTGGGCAACTTTTGTTTCTTGAAGGCAGCGGAAGCGGCTGGAGCCTGCTGCAGATGAATGAAGCTCAATGGAAGAATATTCACCTGATATTATTTTCGGTTTTTATAATTGCTTTCGGGCTGCATCTTTATACCCACAGCAAATGGCTTAAAATGGTCATTTCGAAAAAATTGCATTCGGTAAGAAAGTAG
- a CDS encoding cysteine synthase family protein, with amino-acid sequence MEHFTEKIVHPLPKKFKGLKNLIGNTPLLEISFLYKGKPRRIFAKSENLNMTGSIKDRMALHILKKAYEQGTIKPGDMIVEATSGNTGISFSAIGRALGHPVSIFMPDWMSRERVDLISSMGAKIHPVTREQGGFLGSIKMTEELARQNENVFLPCQFSNYSNCEAHYENTGPELWWQLRFRSLKPDAFCAGVGTGGTIMGVGKRLKELHPSVKIHPIEPAESPTLTTGHKVGSHRIQGISDEFIPEIMELDKTDSVIPVHDGDAIIMAQKLSAELGLAVGISSGANFIGALIAQNELGDESVIVTVFPDSNKKYLSTDLLRDEPVKDGYLSVDVELEHFHAMKRVCNTCCDYDECEQKIYAK; translated from the coding sequence ATGGAGCATTTTACTGAAAAAATTGTACACCCCTTGCCTAAAAAGTTCAAAGGACTTAAGAACCTCATCGGTAATACACCTCTTTTAGAGATAAGCTTTTTATACAAAGGAAAGCCGAGAAGAATATTTGCCAAGTCTGAAAATCTGAATATGACTGGCAGTATTAAAGACAGAATGGCTCTTCATATTCTAAAGAAGGCTTATGAACAGGGCACAATTAAACCCGGTGATATGATAGTTGAAGCCACAAGCGGGAACACAGGAATATCTTTTTCTGCTATCGGGAGAGCTTTAGGGCACCCGGTCTCAATTTTTATGCCTGACTGGATGTCCAGGGAACGAGTTGACCTTATTTCCAGTATGGGCGCAAAAATTCACCCGGTAACAAGGGAACAGGGCGGCTTCCTTGGAAGCATTAAAATGACTGAAGAGCTTGCCCGGCAAAATGAAAATGTCTTTTTACCATGTCAGTTCTCAAATTATTCTAATTGCGAGGCTCATTATGAAAATACAGGACCCGAATTGTGGTGGCAGCTTAGGTTCCGTTCTTTAAAACCGGACGCTTTCTGCGCAGGTGTTGGAACCGGAGGTACAATTATGGGAGTTGGTAAAAGGCTGAAAGAGCTGCACCCCTCAGTGAAAATCCACCCGATTGAACCGGCTGAATCACCAACACTAACCACCGGTCATAAGGTCGGGTCGCACAGGATACAGGGTATTTCTGATGAGTTTATTCCGGAAATTATGGAGCTGGATAAAACAGATAGTGTGATACCGGTGCATGATGGTGATGCAATTATAATGGCTCAGAAACTCTCTGCGGAGCTTGGACTTGCAGTGGGAATTTCTTCAGGAGCAAACTTCATCGGGGCATTAATAGCACAGAATGAGCTTGGTGATGAATCTGTTATTGTAACAGTATTCCCTGATTCCAATAAAAAATATCTTAGTACAGATCTCCTGAGGGATGAGCCTGTAAAGGATGGTTATTTATCAGTTGATGTTGAGCTTGAGCATTTTCATGCAATGAAAAGGGTATGTAATACCTGCTGTGACTATGATGAGTGCGAACAGAAAATATATGCAAAATAA
- a CDS encoding T9SS type A sorting domain-containing protein translates to MYNLLHSERNFEKNAVYPENYKLYQNFPQSFYKTTRIAFDIPSVSNVRIVIYDVFGQDKEELCNTELKAGSYEIKWNASALKAGVYYYKLFAGDFVDVKKILLIKN, encoded by the coding sequence ATGTACAATTTATTGCATTCCGAAAGAAATTTTGAAAAAAATGCCGTTTACCCTGAAAATTATAAATTATACCAGAATTTTCCGCAATCATTTTATAAAACAACCAGAATAGCTTTTGATATACCTTCAGTAAGTAATGTAAGAATAGTTATTTACGATGTATTTGGCCAGGATAAAGAAGAACTATGCAATACTGAACTGAAAGCAGGCAGCTATGAAATAAAATGGAATGCTTCCGCTCTGAAAGCCGGCGTTTACTATTATAAATTGTTCGCAGGTGATTTTGTTGATGTAAAAAAGATACTTTTAATTAAAAACTAA
- a CDS encoding SBBP repeat-containing protein: MVEWTARLNGLLDSTDVALDLTVDAAGNTYVTGYSNSLLGLLTGAVTVSYDPDGNTRWRSEYDQLLNDAGSVIAMDNTGQYVYVAGYTNALLNLTAADYLIIKYRASDGQQMWARTYGFGLLGDDKAAALIIDSQNNPVITGYSQGFLLLLTPYDYATVKYDQNGNQLWAQRYNGTGNNNDKAFGIAEDSDDNIIVTGESVGTSSGYDYATVKYGPDGSQQWVSRYNGTANDQDRSYAIVVDNTDNIIVTGESSGSSSGADYVTVKYNPSGSQQWASRYNGSGNNEDRSYAIVVDNTDNVIVTGSSRSAGTPGSEDYATVKYNPSGSQMWVSRYNGPGNNEDRSYAIIVDNTDNIFVTGSSRSGSSSGTEDYATVMYSPAGSELWDVRYDGTGSNEDRAYAIVVDNSDNIYITGSSRNGSVLGSEDYLTLKYSREDLVHIPPYTGIVPSEFNLYQNYPNPFNPSTVIEFDLPEDGFVTLKIFNSRGIAEETIIQSVKKAGKYSVLWNAEKYPSGIYFCRLEVSGISSGMTAFSQTKKLIFIK; encoded by the coding sequence GTGGTTGAATGGACAGCGAGATTAAACGGTCTGCTTGATAGCACCGATGTTGCCTTGGATTTAACTGTGGATGCAGCAGGCAATACTTACGTCACAGGGTACAGCAACAGCCTTTTAGGCTTGCTTACCGGGGCAGTGACAGTAAGCTATGACCCGGACGGTAATACCAGGTGGCGCTCTGAATACGATCAGCTCTTAAACGATGCCGGTTCGGTTATTGCAATGGATAATACCGGGCAATATGTTTATGTAGCGGGTTATACCAATGCTCTGCTGAATCTTACGGCGGCGGATTACCTCATTATTAAATACCGTGCAAGTGACGGGCAGCAGATGTGGGCCCGGACCTATGGTTTCGGGCTGCTTGGTGATGATAAAGCTGCAGCATTGATAATTGACTCTCAGAATAACCCTGTGATAACAGGTTATAGCCAGGGATTCCTGCTTTTATTAACCCCGTATGATTATGCAACCGTTAAATATGACCAAAACGGAAACCAGCTTTGGGCACAAAGATATAACGGAACAGGCAATAACAATGATAAGGCATTTGGTATTGCTGAAGATTCTGACGATAACATTATTGTTACAGGCGAAAGTGTTGGAACCTCATCCGGCTATGATTATGCTACAGTAAAGTATGGACCCGATGGCTCGCAGCAGTGGGTGAGCAGGTATAACGGTACAGCTAATGACCAGGACAGATCATATGCTATAGTAGTTGATAATACAGATAATATTATTGTAACAGGTGAAAGCAGCGGCAGCTCATCAGGCGCGGATTATGTGACAGTGAAATATAATCCTTCAGGTTCGCAGCAATGGGCAAGCAGGTATAACGGCTCGGGGAACAATGAAGACAGGTCTTACGCAATAGTTGTAGATAATACCGATAATGTTATTGTTACAGGCTCCAGCCGTTCCGCAGGTACACCGGGAAGTGAAGATTATGCAACAGTAAAATATAACCCTTCGGGTTCACAAATGTGGGTTTCCAGGTACAACGGCCCGGGAAACAATGAAGACAGGTCATATGCAATAATAGTTGATAACACCGATAATATTTTTGTCACAGGCTCAAGCCGTTCAGGCAGCTCTTCAGGTACAGAAGATTATGCTACCGTTATGTATTCTCCGGCAGGTTCAGAATTATGGGATGTAAGATATGACGGTACAGGAAGCAATGAAGACAGGGCTTATGCCATTGTTGTGGATAATTCTGATAACATATACATTACCGGCTCCAGCAGAAACGGTTCTGTATTAGGTTCAGAGGATTACTTGACGCTGAAATACAGCAGAGAAGATCTCGTGCATATACCCCCGTATACCGGGATCGTTCCTTCTGAATTTAACCTGTATCAGAATTATCCCAACCCGTTTAATCCTTCAACTGTAATTGAGTTCGATCTTCCGGAAGATGGATTTGTTACATTGAAAATCTTTAACAGCAGGGGGATTGCAGAAGAAACTATTATTCAGTCAGTTAAAAAAGCAGGAAAGTATTCAGTATTATGGAACGCTGAAAAATATCCTAGTGGTATTTACTTCTGCAGGCTTGAAGTATCGGGTATATCATCCGGTATGACTGCATTCAGCCAGACTAAAAAATTAATTTTTATCAAATAA
- a CDS encoding T9SS type A sorting domain-containing protein — MKNKILFIVLQFIISVTLISQWQQVNIFNSTEKIQNLDAVGQSVIWVVSFEAASNIYRTTNSGLNWIHSGSIPEYCYFISAVNSTTAWVSSGLGNIYKTSNGGINWVQQQYSPKNFINRIHFFNENTGYILADAVNDTVGFFYTRNGGNTWIRSSKAPVSNSGTLLVENCGNQLDTNFIWFCGHHGETNYKFYKLTGGFESLWQVHDYGQTGSFRFAVFKDNLNGIAAAYGGQIVITSDGGATWLNKNSAVGTGTLHELIAVPGSNWIIALRGNAINLSRDFCSTWFASNFAGGTPGYGDAFDTNRIWLSYANGSVIKYNLLAIGISVISNNIPNAFRLMQNYPNPFNPITKIRFAVPSGVQSTGKSNLSVFDVNGKLIKTILDMTLEQGEYEAIFDGSNYSSGIYFYKLTYRDLSAVNKMILVK, encoded by the coding sequence ATGAAAAATAAAATTTTATTCATAGTCCTTCAGTTTATCATTTCAGTTACATTAATTTCACAATGGCAGCAGGTCAATATATTTAACTCAACTGAAAAGATACAAAATTTAGACGCTGTTGGTCAATCAGTAATTTGGGTTGTTTCTTTTGAAGCAGCTTCCAATATCTACAGGACAACAAATTCAGGTTTAAATTGGATACATTCCGGCTCAATTCCTGAATATTGTTATTTTATCAGTGCTGTTAATAGTACAACCGCATGGGTAAGTTCCGGCTTAGGTAATATATATAAAACTTCAAACGGAGGGATCAACTGGGTGCAGCAGCAATATTCACCTAAGAATTTTATCAACAGGATTCATTTTTTCAATGAAAATACAGGTTACATACTTGCAGATGCAGTCAATGATACAGTCGGATTTTTTTATACAAGGAACGGCGGCAATACCTGGATAAGATCATCTAAAGCACCTGTTAGCAATTCAGGTACATTATTAGTTGAAAATTGCGGAAATCAGTTAGATACAAACTTTATTTGGTTTTGCGGGCACCACGGTGAAACGAACTACAAATTTTACAAATTGACTGGCGGATTTGAATCGTTATGGCAAGTGCATGATTATGGTCAAACCGGTTCTTTCAGGTTTGCAGTATTTAAAGATAATTTGAACGGAATAGCGGCAGCTTACGGCGGACAAATCGTAATTACCTCTGATGGGGGTGCAACATGGCTGAACAAAAATTCCGCTGTAGGAACAGGTACATTGCATGAGTTGATCGCTGTTCCTGGATCAAATTGGATTATCGCTTTGCGCGGAAATGCAATAAACCTAAGCCGGGATTTCTGCAGCACATGGTTTGCCTCAAATTTTGCAGGTGGTACACCCGGTTATGGTGATGCATTCGATACAAACCGGATATGGCTTTCATACGCAAATGGTTCGGTAATTAAATATAATTTACTTGCAATTGGAATTTCTGTAATAAGTAATAATATTCCAAATGCATTCCGTCTTATGCAGAACTATCCTAATCCGTTTAATCCCATTACCAAAATACGTTTTGCAGTACCGTCGGGAGTTCAATCAACAGGTAAGAGTAATTTATCTGTTTTTGATGTAAACGGAAAATTAATAAAAACAATATTGGATATGACGCTTGAGCAGGGTGAATACGAAGCAATATTTGACGGCAGCAATTATTCATCAGGGATATATTTTTACAAGCTAACTTATAGAGATCTTTCAGCTGTAAATAAAATGATACTTGTAAAGTAA
- a CDS encoding DUF4397 domain-containing protein: MLSLFIFLFIVSFSMIGCSDDNTTTPTTTQKANLMVVHASPDAPQVDIYVDGTKVRDTLSFPGNTSYLQINSGTRNIKVNVAGTNTTVIGPVDLSFNANTNTSIFAIDSVAKISPLVVSDDLTAPASGKAHIRFIHLSPNAPGVDVSVTGQPQGTGLFTNRTFNKTITGSESSFTPVDAGTYNLEVRLANTLTVVLPLPGITLTAGKIYTVFASGFVGGSGIQQLNAQIIANN, encoded by the coding sequence ATGCTGTCGTTATTTATTTTTTTATTCATTGTTAGTTTTTCTATGATTGGATGCAGTGACGATAATACTACAACCCCTACAACTACGCAAAAAGCTAATTTAATGGTTGTTCATGCTTCACCGGATGCACCTCAGGTTGATATTTATGTTGACGGAACAAAGGTTAGAGATACTCTCAGCTTCCCCGGAAACACTTCATATTTACAGATAAACAGCGGTACCAGGAATATTAAGGTTAATGTCGCCGGAACAAACACTACTGTTATCGGACCGGTTGATCTCTCTTTTAATGCTAACACAAACACGTCAATTTTTGCAATTGATAGCGTTGCTAAAATTAGTCCGTTAGTAGTTTCTGATGATCTGACAGCTCCTGCTTCAGGAAAGGCGCATATCAGGTTTATTCATCTATCGCCAAATGCGCCGGGAGTTGATGTTTCAGTTACAGGACAGCCTCAGGGTACAGGTTTGTTTACTAACAGAACATTTAATAAAACAATTACCGGGTCAGAATCATCATTTACACCCGTAGATGCAGGTACTTATAATCTGGAAGTAAGGCTGGCTAATACTTTGACTGTCGTATTACCATTACCCGGAATAACATTAACTGCCGGTAAGATATATACAGTTTTTGCAAGCGGATTTGTTGGAGGCAGCGGTATCCAGCAGCTTAATGCTCAGATCATTGCAAATAATTAA
- a CDS encoding acetate--CoA ligase family protein codes for MQSSLDKLFYPQSIAVIGASSKKGTLSFELVSNLIKFGYKGSIYPVNPKAPSVHSIKAYPDVTSISDNIDLAIIMVPKEFVSAAIDSCYRKKIGTVVVITAGFKETGKEGAEREAELVKKIRKYKMRLVGPNCMGIINTHPDVKLNCTFVQGNPVPGGIGFISQSGALGAAILRTVQQNDIGLAQFASIGNKADISGNTILDYWWHNDDIKVITLYLESFGDPRHFMELTREITKTKPVIAIKSARTTAGMKAASSHTGALASSDAVVDAFLEQSGVIRVNTTDEMFDIARAFDMTNLPKGKRVGILTNAGGPAILAVDECANCGLTVPELSKKTQKALKQTAPQEASVFNPVDILPPADAETYAKAASLMLKDENIDSLIVVVGPPLMLDTLEIAKAVCDEFKKSDKTAALVMMSQDDVIPKLKEVSPVHPPIYRFPENAARAISKMVNYSKWKQRPEGIYREFDSDKKTVRKIIGSYKGKKNVYLSSDEVSKILNAYGLPIIGSVFAKNTFELIQISDKIKYPVVLKAVGKKLIHKSDLGGVEVDIHNVDELLRAAEKITVKLKQNKAYEHLEKFLIQPYISGGVETILGITKDEKAGHMVMFGLGGIFVEVFKDVNFKLVPVNDAETMAMVQSIKSFEMLKGVRGRKPVDIDYISESLLRLSQLSRDFPEFEEIDLNPFVFFDTKESSCILDARIRL; via the coding sequence ATGCAAAGCTCACTTGATAAGCTTTTTTATCCTCAATCAATTGCAGTAATAGGTGCATCATCAAAAAAAGGAACATTAAGCTTTGAACTTGTAAGTAACCTGATAAAATTCGGTTATAAAGGCAGTATTTACCCTGTAAATCCCAAAGCACCTTCTGTACACAGTATAAAAGCATACCCGGATGTAACTTCAATCAGCGATAATATCGACCTTGCAATAATTATGGTCCCAAAAGAATTTGTATCTGCAGCAATAGATTCATGTTACAGGAAAAAGATCGGGACAGTTGTTGTAATAACTGCCGGCTTCAAAGAAACCGGCAAAGAAGGCGCTGAAAGAGAAGCTGAACTTGTAAAAAAGATCCGTAAATACAAGATGCGGCTTGTTGGCCCAAACTGTATGGGTATAATAAACACTCACCCTGATGTTAAGCTTAATTGTACATTTGTTCAGGGCAATCCAGTACCCGGGGGAATAGGTTTTATTTCTCAAAGCGGAGCTTTAGGCGCAGCAATATTAAGAACTGTTCAGCAAAATGATATTGGTCTTGCACAGTTCGCAAGTATTGGTAATAAGGCTGATATTTCCGGAAATACAATTCTTGATTACTGGTGGCATAATGATGATATAAAAGTTATTACGCTGTACCTGGAATCATTCGGAGACCCGCGCCATTTTATGGAGCTTACCCGCGAAATTACAAAGACCAAACCGGTCATCGCAATTAAATCAGCAAGAACAACAGCGGGAATGAAGGCGGCATCATCACATACCGGCGCACTTGCTTCAAGCGATGCTGTAGTTGATGCATTTTTAGAGCAAAGCGGAGTAATACGTGTTAATACAACAGATGAAATGTTTGATATAGCCCGTGCATTTGATATGACCAATTTGCCTAAAGGGAAAAGGGTTGGTATTTTAACAAATGCAGGGGGACCGGCAATTCTTGCAGTAGATGAATGCGCGAACTGCGGTTTAACAGTTCCGGAGCTTTCAAAAAAAACACAGAAAGCGCTGAAACAAACAGCACCGCAGGAAGCTTCTGTTTTTAATCCTGTTGATATATTACCGCCTGCAGATGCTGAAACATACGCAAAGGCAGCATCATTGATGCTTAAGGATGAAAACATTGATTCATTGATAGTGGTCGTAGGTCCGCCTTTGATGCTTGATACTCTTGAGATCGCAAAGGCTGTTTGTGATGAATTCAAAAAGTCAGATAAAACCGCTGCGCTGGTTATGATGTCACAGGATGATGTTATTCCCAAGCTAAAAGAAGTATCACCTGTTCACCCGCCCATTTACCGTTTCCCTGAAAACGCAGCAAGGGCAATTTCTAAAATGGTAAATTACAGCAAATGGAAACAAAGACCCGAAGGAATTTACAGGGAATTTGATTCTGATAAAAAAACCGTTCGAAAAATCATCGGCTCTTATAAAGGTAAAAAAAATGTGTACCTTAGCTCTGATGAAGTTTCGAAAATACTGAATGCTTACGGGCTGCCTATAATTGGATCAGTATTTGCCAAAAATACTTTTGAGCTGATCCAGATATCCGATAAAATAAAATATCCGGTAGTTTTAAAAGCCGTTGGCAAGAAGCTTATACATAAGTCAGATTTGGGTGGAGTAGAAGTTGATATTCACAATGTGGATGAACTGCTTAGAGCAGCCGAAAAGATCACAGTAAAGCTAAAACAGAACAAAGCATATGAACACCTTGAGAAGTTTTTAATTCAGCCATATATTTCAGGCGGTGTTGAAACTATACTTGGTATTACTAAAGATGAAAAAGCAGGTCACATGGTAATGTTTGGATTAGGCGGAATTTTTGTTGAGGTATTCAAAGATGTGAATTTTAAACTTGTACCGGTAAATGACGCAGAAACTATGGCAATGGTTCAATCCATAAAAAGCTTTGAAATGCTTAAAGGTGTAAGAGGCAGAAAACCTGTGGATATAGATTATATTTCTGAAAGTCTTTTACGGCTTTCTCAATTAAGCAGAGATTTCCCGGAATTTGAAGAAATTGACCTGAACCCGTTCGTTTTCTTTGATACAAAAGAAAGCAGCTGTATACTGGATGCAAGGATAAGATTATAA